The following proteins are co-located in the Osmia lignaria lignaria isolate PbOS001 chromosome 12, iyOsmLign1, whole genome shotgun sequence genome:
- the LOC143305952 gene encoding uncharacterized protein LOC143305952, giving the protein MGKIRKNIEISDRALFNEISRGFWNREGQNRTIEIYTDGSKKNDGLAVGAGVAIRLGDGSWEEASWSLHRASSVFSAEAFAIFQAMRYANNRPRTERFLIITDSASVLEKIAHVGSDLGDNPWIHDILRELKASRSENGSAGPAGLDVAFAWVPSHVGIEGNEKADILAGSATFSEEDISPEVSERDIRRFMLEGAWERFSNKMCRIGLFKGVKYFNNRNNNVGNRRPWFYKISGFDRKFLTRMNRLRLNHFNFGESLFRKNLVESKECVCGNQEESLEHVIWECDRFMLDRLNLVTFLEEKGFMQGSEILELLMCGNLGVCKRVLKFLDKLGKII; this is encoded by the coding sequence ATGGGTAAAATTaggaaaaatatagaaattagcGATCGAGCTCTCTTCAATGAGATCTCGAGAGGTTTTTGGAATAGGGAAGGACAGAATAGGACAATTGAGATCTATACGGATGGTTCCAAGAAAAACGACGGCCTCGCGGTGGGGGCAGGGGTGGCGATACGATTGGGGGACGGCTCTTGGGAGGAGGCATCCTGGTCCCTCCACAGGGCCTCCTCCGTTTTCTCAGCGGAAGCCTTCGCAATCTTTCAAGCAATGCGATATGCGAATAATAGACCCAGAACGGAACGGTTTTTGATTATTACCGACTCCGCTAGTGTATTGGAAAAGATTGCCCATGTGGGTTCGGACTTGGGCGATAATCCATGGATTCATGATATCTTAAGAGAACTTAAAGCTAGTAGGTCTGAAAATGGCAGTGCCGGTCCGGCCGGTTTAGATGTGGCGTTTGCATGGGTCCCGAGCCATGTAGGAATAGAGGGCAACGAGAAGGCTGATATCCTTGCAGGCTCGGCTACCTTCTCAGAAGAGGATATATCCCCAGAAGTCTCGGAGCGGGATATTAGGCGTTTCATGTTGGAGGGGGCGTGGGAAAGATTCTCAAATAAAATGTGCAGAATCGGCTTATTTAAAGGagtaaaatatttcaacaatcGAAATAATAACGTGGGCAATAGACGCCCGTGGTTCTATAAGATTAGCGGGTTTGATAGGAAGTTCCTCACTAGAATGAATCGACTCCGGTTAAATCATTTCAACTTCGGGGAATCGTTATTTAGGAAAAATTTGGTGGAGAGTAAGGAGTGCGTTTGTGGAAATCAGGAGGAATCCTTGGAACATGTTATTTGGGAATGTGATAGATTTATGCTAGATCGTTTGAATTTGGTAACTTTTTTGGAAGAAAAGGGTTTTATGCAGGGATCAGAGATTTTGGAACTTCTCATGTGTGGAAATTTGGGTGTATGTAAAAGAGTGCTAAAATTTCTTGATAAACTGGGCAAGATTATTTGA